In Halalkalicoccus subterraneus, one DNA window encodes the following:
- a CDS encoding DUF7342 family protein, translated as MSWTDQPAADRVQWVAESLNEPQTAHWVADEADVSPATARKYLEKLADERQLRRIENGERTLYSPDHVTQYLKEVREVYENHSADELAQSLNEIRTQIESWETTYDVTTPNALRATIATVDHGEAEQRRDIAIEWDHVETRLDIIEDALKLYDRFPDNRQVVA; from the coding sequence ATGAGTTGGACAGACCAACCCGCCGCTGATCGTGTCCAGTGGGTCGCTGAGTCACTAAACGAACCCCAGACCGCACACTGGGTAGCTGACGAGGCAGATGTCTCGCCAGCAACTGCTCGAAAGTATCTCGAAAAGCTTGCTGATGAGCGTCAGCTGAGACGAATTGAGAATGGAGAACGAACGCTTTACTCGCCAGATCATGTTACACAGTATCTCAAGGAGGTGCGAGAGGTCTATGAGAACCATTCTGCGGATGAGTTAGCGCAGTCTCTCAACGAGATTCGTACCCAAATAGAGTCCTGGGAGACAACGTACGACGTTACAACTCCGAATGCACTCCGGGCTACGATCGCTACTGTCGATCACGGAGAAGCCGAACAGCGTCGTGATATCGCAATCGAATGGGACCACGTCGAAACGCGTCTCGATATCATTGAAGATGCTCTGAAGCTCTATGACCGATTTCCAGATAATCGACAAGTAGTAGCATAG
- a CDS encoding PIN domain-containing protein encodes MIEDTSFIIDILHDDSDAVRFLDIIESEQRPERLASITVLELYEAVPQLDIPEERRQKILAVLDSRHAIPGDTKVMRKAGKLSGELITSGQEVDREDCIIAATALLHDEPIVTRNVDHFERIDGLDVRTY; translated from the coding sequence ATGATTGAGGACACCTCGTTCATCATCGACATCCTTCACGACGACTCTGATGCCGTACGATTTCTCGACATTATCGAGTCCGAACAGCGACCAGAACGCCTTGCCAGCATTACCGTACTCGAACTGTACGAGGCCGTACCGCAGTTAGATATTCCGGAAGAGCGCCGCCAGAAGATACTCGCTGTCCTCGACTCTCGTCACGCCATCCCCGGTGACACGAAGGTAATGCGAAAGGCCGGGAAACTCTCAGGCGAACTTATCACATCCGGACAAGAGGTTGACCGTGAAGACTGCATCATCGCCGCTACTGCTCTTCTCCACGACGAGCCCATTGTCACCCGGAATGTTGACCACTTCGAACGCATCGATGGTCTCGACGTACGAACATACTGA
- a CDS encoding MaoC/PaaZ C-terminal domain-containing protein, which yields MSLFTRIEVGESFQTKGRTLTETDLMNFAGISGDFNYLHTDAERMEESEYGERIIHGALLFSIMTGLLWQSRSEQDQDAIVAFYGIDRLRFVKPVFLDDTIHVESKVLETEQRDHPIANGLIRYDLQVKNQHGNVVLACEFLSLVR from the coding sequence ATGAGCCTATTTACTAGAATTGAGGTCGGAGAGTCCTTCCAAACGAAAGGACGAACACTCACAGAGACCGATCTCATGAACTTTGCTGGCATCAGCGGTGATTTCAACTACCTCCATACTGATGCAGAGCGGATGGAAGAATCGGAATACGGCGAGCGAATCATCCATGGTGCGCTCCTATTCAGTATAATGACGGGACTTCTCTGGCAGTCCCGAAGTGAACAGGATCAAGATGCAATCGTCGCCTTCTACGGTATCGACCGACTGCGATTCGTGAAACCGGTATTCTTAGACGATACGATCCATGTCGAGAGCAAAGTTCTCGAAACAGAACAACGGGATCATCCTATCGCTAATGGCTTAATACGATATGATCTACAAGTCAAAAATCAGCACGGAAATGTCGTGCTTGCTTGCGAATTTCTCTCGCTTGTTAGATAG
- a CDS encoding long-chain-fatty-acid--CoA ligase: MTNLLTTIGETVEASPEATAIGFENRKISYKELWDRTRKFAYALSEAGIEPGDRIGIYLPNIPEYVTAFHGILCAGGVVVPMNPQYKSREIKHLLADSGAKAVVGLSERIGHITKIQDETNVETVVSVGTTTKDTIKFETFLADDTLDIIDRADDEVAVQPYTSGTTGKSKGVLLTHSNLEFEARVSPQIHDGIDMTDKMLGVLPLFHIYGMTVTMLATLYGGGSYHLVSEWDARETLDLISDEGITLMHAVPTMYNDLVNHPAAEDHNLETIRFANAGGSSLPREVIRRFEELFEPSLLEGYGLTETSPVTHANRLADRRIGSIGKPLPGIESKIVNKNFEELPSVEQGPVNDETNLEDVVGELVIHGPNVMKGYHSLDSANQKAFTEERTKRWFHTGDLGYQDEDSFFYIVDREKHMIVTGGYNVYPREVEELLFEHEGVADAAVVGIEDERRGETVKAFVVPQPTIEVTPEEIKQYCLENLAEYKHPREVKFVDNLPRTTTGKIQKFVLESEE; encoded by the coding sequence GTGACAAACCTTCTCACCACTATCGGAGAGACAGTCGAAGCAAGTCCTGAAGCGACAGCAATCGGGTTTGAAAATCGTAAAATCAGTTACAAGGAGTTGTGGGATCGGACAAGGAAATTCGCGTACGCGCTCTCGGAAGCAGGTATTGAGCCGGGGGATCGCATCGGAATCTATCTTCCAAACATTCCGGAGTACGTGACCGCATTCCATGGTATCCTCTGTGCTGGCGGGGTTGTTGTCCCGATGAATCCACAATACAAAAGCCGGGAGATCAAACACCTACTCGCTGATAGTGGGGCAAAAGCTGTCGTCGGACTTTCGGAGCGTATCGGACACATCACCAAGATACAAGATGAGACGAACGTCGAAACAGTCGTCTCGGTTGGAACTACCACGAAAGATACCATTAAGTTTGAGACGTTTCTCGCGGATGATACACTGGACATTATCGATCGGGCGGATGATGAAGTCGCTGTACAGCCATATACGTCCGGCACGACTGGGAAATCAAAAGGTGTCCTTCTAACACACTCTAATCTCGAGTTTGAGGCTCGTGTCTCTCCCCAGATTCATGATGGAATTGACATGACCGATAAAATGCTGGGTGTGTTGCCGTTATTCCATATTTACGGTATGACCGTTACAATGTTAGCGACACTCTATGGTGGGGGTAGCTATCATCTAGTATCAGAATGGGATGCGAGAGAAACGCTTGATCTCATTTCAGACGAGGGCATTACGCTAATGCATGCCGTCCCAACGATGTACAATGATTTGGTAAATCACCCTGCTGCTGAAGACCATAATCTGGAAACAATTCGCTTTGCCAATGCAGGCGGTAGTAGCCTCCCACGAGAAGTAATACGACGATTTGAGGAGTTATTCGAGCCGTCATTGTTAGAAGGATATGGCTTGACAGAAACATCACCAGTTACCCACGCTAACCGTCTTGCTGATCGTCGAATCGGGAGTATCGGAAAGCCACTTCCAGGCATCGAATCAAAGATTGTCAACAAGAATTTCGAGGAACTGCCATCTGTTGAACAGGGCCCAGTAAACGATGAGACGAATTTAGAGGATGTTGTCGGAGAGCTAGTGATACATGGACCGAACGTCATGAAAGGATATCATAGCCTAGATAGTGCAAATCAGAAAGCATTTACAGAGGAACGAACCAAACGTTGGTTTCATACCGGCGACCTCGGTTATCAGGATGAAGATAGCTTCTTTTATATCGTAGATCGAGAGAAACACATGATCGTTACTGGCGGATATAATGTCTATCCCCGCGAGGTAGAGGAGTTACTGTTTGAGCATGAAGGAGTAGCGGATGCTGCTGTCGTCGGTATTGAAGATGAGCGTCGTGGTGAGACGGTTAAGGCATTTGTCGTTCCCCAACCAACTATCGAAGTTACGCCGGAAGAAATCAAACAGTACTGTCTCGAAAATCTTGCAGAGTACAAACATCCCCGTGAAGTCAAGTTCGTCGATAATCTCCCGCGGACGACCACGGGGAAGATACAGAAGTTCGTGCTTGAATCAGAGGAGTGA
- a CDS encoding acyl-CoA dehydrogenase family protein — protein sequence MLDFVELESDLSEEEQTVRDEAKEFVEEEVRPIIADHYLEGTFPEELISRLGDLGFYAPNLEGYGLSNVSETAYGLLMQELEAGDSGLRSMASVQGALVMYPIYAFGSEEQKERWLPSLGKGEAIGGFALTEPEHGSDAGSMETHAERDGEEFVLNGEKRWCTNSPIADVLVVWARDTSSEGAPVRGFLVETDRDGLDIDTIDGKLSLRASSSGEFTMENVRVPDENVLPGVEGMKGPLSCLTQARYGIAWGAVGAARDCFEEARAYATDREQFDKPIGGFQLQQEKLAEMATGITTSQLLVHRLADLKERGELRPQHVSMAKRNNVKMARDQSRIAREMLGGNGITAEYSPIRHMANMETVYTYEGTHDIHTLILGQDLTGLSAFE from the coding sequence ATGCTAGATTTCGTTGAGCTTGAATCGGATCTGAGTGAAGAAGAGCAGACAGTTCGGGACGAAGCCAAGGAATTCGTTGAAGAAGAAGTTCGGCCGATCATCGCAGATCATTATCTTGAGGGGACATTCCCTGAAGAACTTATTTCTCGACTGGGAGATCTCGGTTTCTACGCACCAAATCTCGAAGGGTATGGCCTCTCGAACGTGAGCGAGACCGCCTATGGCTTGTTGATGCAAGAGCTTGAGGCCGGGGATTCCGGTCTTCGATCAATGGCCAGCGTTCAGGGGGCACTCGTCATGTATCCCATTTACGCCTTCGGCAGCGAGGAGCAAAAAGAGCGGTGGCTCCCCTCACTGGGTAAGGGCGAGGCCATTGGTGGATTTGCCTTGACCGAACCCGAGCACGGCTCGGACGCAGGCAGCATGGAGACGCACGCTGAGCGCGATGGCGAGGAGTTCGTCCTGAACGGCGAGAAGCGCTGGTGTACCAACTCGCCCATTGCAGACGTGCTGGTCGTCTGGGCACGCGATACATCAAGCGAGGGCGCACCGGTGCGGGGATTTTTGGTCGAAACCGACCGCGACGGGCTCGACATCGACACCATCGATGGGAAGCTCTCACTTCGGGCCTCCAGTTCCGGGGAGTTCACGATGGAGAACGTCCGCGTGCCCGATGAGAACGTCCTCCCCGGCGTCGAGGGGATGAAGGGGCCGCTGTCATGTCTCACGCAGGCGCGCTACGGCATCGCGTGGGGCGCGGTCGGGGCGGCCCGGGACTGTTTCGAGGAGGCCCGCGCGTACGCGACCGACCGCGAACAGTTCGACAAACCCATCGGCGGGTTCCAGCTCCAACAGGAGAAACTCGCGGAGATGGCCACGGGGATCACGACGAGTCAGCTGCTGGTCCATCGGCTCGCGGATCTCAAGGAGCGCGGCGAGCTGCGTCCCCAGCACGTCTCGATGGCCAAGCGCAACAACGTCAAGATGGCCCGCGACCAGTCCCGGATCGCTCGTGAAATGCTCGGCGGCAACGGAATTACAGCTGAGTACTCTCCCATTCGCCACATGGCGAACATGGAGACGGTCTACACCTACGAGGGCACCCACGACATCCACACGCTGATACTCGGCCAGGATCTTACCGGCCTCTCCGCATTCGAATAA
- a CDS encoding DMT family transporter has translation MSGYSNWRHLDSERTGLMLVFLSAVGFGTLGIFGIYAQRADLSIPTVLVFRFLFATIVVWGFLAWRDRLTLLHGRALLIALGLGAFGYATQSGLYFVGLEFMTAGMVAIVLYTYPVFVVILAIALIGERVSRPMLVALCFALGGIVLVTGANPAGASLVGVLVVLGAALAYAAYITLSRAMLMTIDPMVLTAYVLPAAGTSFVVIGTASGDFTIPQTLFAWTILLCLGVFATAIPVVAFFAGLKQIGASRAGIISTVEPPVTVALGAVLFAEPVTMTTVIGGILILIGVIVLERE, from the coding sequence ATGAGCGGCTACAGCAACTGGCGTCATCTTGATTCTGAACGGACGGGACTCATGCTGGTATTCCTGTCGGCTGTAGGCTTCGGTACGCTCGGTATCTTTGGCATCTACGCTCAACGTGCAGATCTCTCGATTCCGACCGTCCTCGTCTTTCGGTTCCTATTCGCGACGATCGTCGTGTGGGGTTTTCTCGCGTGGAGAGATCGATTGACACTCCTTCACGGGCGAGCACTGCTGATTGCACTCGGACTCGGTGCGTTCGGCTACGCGACACAGAGCGGGCTCTACTTCGTCGGATTGGAATTTATGACTGCAGGAATGGTCGCCATTGTTCTCTATACATATCCTGTCTTTGTCGTCATTCTGGCGATTGCCCTAATTGGGGAACGGGTAAGCCGACCGATGCTGGTAGCACTCTGCTTCGCTCTCGGCGGTATCGTACTCGTTACCGGGGCAAACCCTGCGGGTGCATCGCTTGTGGGCGTACTCGTCGTTCTTGGCGCTGCGCTTGCGTATGCCGCTTACATCACTCTCTCGCGAGCGATGCTCATGACGATTGATCCGATGGTTCTGACTGCGTACGTACTACCAGCTGCTGGCACATCGTTTGTCGTCATCGGCACCGCAAGCGGCGATTTCACGATTCCACAGACCCTGTTCGCATGGACGATCCTCCTGTGTCTCGGGGTCTTCGCGACCGCGATTCCGGTTGTCGCGTTCTTCGCCGGACTCAAACAAATCGGTGCCAGCCGAGCTGGGATCATAAGCACTGTTGAACCCCCTGTTACAGTTGCTCTTGGTGCGGTACTATTCGCCGAACCAGTTACGATGACAACGGTTATCGGTGGTATTCTCATTCTGATTGGTGTTATTGTACTTGAACGAGAATGA
- a CDS encoding antitoxin VapB family protein codes for MATKTISLDEEAYERLKARKREGESFSEVVKRIAGEQSWAEIAGILSEDEADDLEAIIEDGRERSRNRRNRLADDLRGEE; via the coding sequence ATGGCGACCAAAACGATCTCGCTTGACGAGGAAGCCTACGAACGTCTCAAAGCCCGCAAACGGGAAGGGGAATCCTTCTCGGAGGTCGTCAAACGAATCGCAGGCGAACAGTCTTGGGCCGAGATCGCAGGCATCCTCTCTGAGGACGAGGCGGACGACCTCGAAGCAATCATCGAGGATGGACGGGAACGCTCCCGCAACCGCCGTAACCGCCTCGCTGACGACCTTCGAGGCGAGGAATGA
- a CDS encoding acyl-CoA dehydrogenase family protein translates to MELLDESIVPEHARGVKQEAHDFAQQYVAPNAEEYYRTGEYPWEILEAGREAGLVAQDIAENYGGRGFDIAEMLALVEEFFRADPGIGLTLRLASFGGQLVERHGTKDQHEKFLRPVAEGDQITGLAVSEPETGSDLAGMTTRAEKDGDEWVLNGEKYWVGNAVEADWLTVYAKTDDSDHRYSNYSLFIVPTDTDGYEAEHIPEKMAFRASKQGHITFDNCRIPEHNLVGTENKGFYRLVEFFNDERVIVGGHGLGMAAAAIEETWEFVHDREAFGKNVSDFQSVQHDLADMRIDFESARAVNWRAADKALRGEDTSLWGAIVKTNSTETAVTCAERGMQLHGGRSILTDRRIARIYRDCRIPVIYEGANEIQRNLIYSQQVKRNEQS, encoded by the coding sequence ATGGAATTATTAGATGAATCGATAGTGCCGGAGCACGCTCGTGGTGTGAAACAAGAAGCGCACGACTTCGCCCAACAGTATGTCGCCCCAAATGCAGAGGAGTATTATAGAACAGGAGAGTATCCTTGGGAAATCCTAGAAGCAGGTCGGGAGGCGGGACTCGTCGCTCAGGATATAGCTGAGAACTACGGTGGTCGCGGGTTTGATATTGCGGAAATGCTTGCGCTCGTAGAGGAGTTCTTTCGAGCCGATCCTGGTATTGGGCTCACATTACGACTGGCAAGCTTCGGTGGTCAACTTGTTGAAAGGCACGGGACTAAGGATCAGCACGAAAAATTCCTGCGTCCAGTCGCAGAAGGCGACCAAATCACTGGACTTGCAGTTTCGGAACCGGAGACAGGAAGCGACCTTGCAGGAATGACGACTCGTGCTGAGAAGGACGGTGATGAATGGGTATTGAACGGTGAGAAATATTGGGTTGGCAATGCCGTTGAAGCCGACTGGCTCACGGTCTATGCGAAAACAGACGACTCGGATCATCGCTACTCAAACTATTCGTTGTTCATTGTCCCGACCGACACCGATGGCTACGAGGCAGAGCATATTCCGGAAAAAATGGCGTTTCGAGCGAGCAAACAGGGCCATATCACCTTCGACAACTGTAGAATTCCCGAGCACAACCTCGTTGGGACAGAAAACAAGGGCTTCTATAGACTTGTAGAGTTCTTTAATGATGAACGAGTCATTGTTGGGGGTCACGGACTGGGAATGGCAGCAGCTGCCATTGAGGAGACTTGGGAATTTGTCCATGACCGCGAAGCATTTGGGAAGAATGTGAGTGATTTCCAATCTGTCCAACACGACCTTGCGGATATGCGAATCGACTTTGAGAGCGCTCGAGCAGTAAACTGGCGAGCCGCCGATAAAGCACTCCGGGGAGAGGATACGAGTTTGTGGGGGGCAATTGTGAAGACCAACTCGACAGAAACAGCCGTGACATGTGCCGAACGTGGGATGCAGCTGCATGGTGGCCGCTCTATATTAACTGATCGTCGGATCGCTCGTATTTATCGAGATTGTCGGATTCCCGTTATCTATGAAGGTGCAAACGAGATTCAACGCAATCTAATATATAGTCAACAGGTCAAACGGAACGAACAGTCATAA
- a CDS encoding PaaI family thioesterase — protein MSSTSPDGLRSFIEQHGYLSWLNLQIDDIEHGRIRMTMQADEKLYNPGGDELIHGGIAATLIDTASGFALRTTFEDSTMARLATTDLNVSYLRPATDDLVVEAEVLRAGKTTGVTDVTVKNIDDDSSIAVGRTTYRLFRDS, from the coding sequence ATGTCGAGTACCTCTCCTGATGGGCTACGGTCGTTCATCGAACAACATGGATATCTCTCATGGCTCAACCTGCAAATCGACGATATTGAACACGGGAGAATTCGAATGACCATGCAGGCGGATGAGAAACTCTACAACCCTGGGGGGGATGAATTGATTCACGGCGGAATCGCAGCAACTCTAATTGATACTGCAAGCGGCTTCGCACTTCGAACCACCTTTGAGGATTCCACAATGGCACGCCTTGCGACGACAGATCTCAATGTCTCGTATCTACGCCCGGCGACAGACGATTTGGTTGTTGAGGCAGAAGTACTCCGTGCAGGCAAAACAACGGGTGTCACAGATGTCACTGTCAAGAACATAGACGATGATAGTTCAATTGCAGTGGGACGTACAACCTATCGACTGTTTCGAGATTCATGA
- the gdhB gene encoding glutamate dehydrogenase GdhB translates to MASQTNTTHNESDGATTESIESESTLETARRQLYHAANHLDIDASVVKRLKHPKKVHEVTVPIKRDDGTVEVFTGYRAQHDSVRGPFKGGLRYHPDVTRDECVGLGMWMTWKCAVMDLPFGGAKGGIAVNPKELSPAEKERLTRRFAQELQDVIGPNQDIPAPDMGTDPETMAWLMDAYSMQKGETTPGVVTGKPPVVGGSKGREEAPGRSVAIITQLVCEYYNRQLEETTVAVQGYGSVGANAARLLDDWDMTVVAISDVNGAMYEPEGIDTASIPSHNEEPEAVTKYADTVISNDELLTLDVDVLIPAALGNVITKENAGSIVADFIIEGANGPTTSAADSILAQRDIAVIPDILANAGGVTVSYFEWLQDINRRSWSHERVNNELEAEMQAAWYAVQTEFENRDVIWRDAAYIVALSRIAEAHETRGLWP, encoded by the coding sequence ATGGCATCCCAAACTAATACGACTCACAACGAGTCAGACGGAGCGACAACAGAATCAATCGAGTCAGAATCGACACTCGAAACGGCTCGCCGGCAGCTGTATCATGCTGCGAATCATCTCGATATTGATGCTAGTGTCGTCAAGCGACTCAAGCATCCAAAGAAAGTTCACGAAGTAACGGTCCCCATCAAACGAGACGACGGAACAGTCGAGGTATTCACGGGCTATCGAGCGCAACATGACAGCGTCAGGGGTCCGTTTAAGGGCGGACTTCGATACCATCCCGATGTGACCAGAGACGAATGTGTCGGCCTCGGTATGTGGATGACCTGGAAATGCGCCGTCATGGACCTCCCGTTTGGAGGTGCGAAGGGGGGCATCGCCGTCAACCCAAAGGAACTGAGTCCAGCGGAAAAAGAGCGGCTCACCCGTCGATTCGCACAAGAGCTTCAGGACGTTATCGGCCCTAACCAAGATATTCCAGCCCCAGACATGGGAACCGATCCTGAGACAATGGCATGGTTGATGGACGCATATTCGATGCAGAAAGGCGAAACGACACCGGGTGTCGTTACTGGCAAACCGCCAGTTGTCGGTGGCAGTAAAGGTCGAGAAGAAGCCCCCGGACGGAGTGTCGCGATCATTACGCAGTTGGTTTGTGAGTACTACAACCGCCAACTCGAGGAGACGACGGTTGCGGTCCAAGGCTATGGAAGTGTCGGAGCGAATGCTGCTCGGCTACTCGATGACTGGGATATGACCGTTGTTGCGATCAGTGACGTGAACGGTGCAATGTACGAACCAGAGGGGATTGATACGGCGTCTATTCCGTCACATAATGAGGAGCCAGAAGCAGTCACAAAGTACGCTGACACCGTTATTTCGAATGACGAATTGCTCACGCTTGACGTTGACGTGCTCATTCCCGCAGCCTTAGGAAACGTAATCACGAAGGAGAACGCAGGGTCGATCGTCGCAGATTTCATCATCGAAGGCGCGAACGGACCGACGACTTCGGCAGCTGATTCAATCCTCGCACAGCGAGACATCGCGGTAATTCCGGATATTCTCGCCAATGCTGGTGGTGTCACGGTAAGTTACTTCGAGTGGCTCCAAGATATCAATCGACGGTCATGGTCACACGAACGAGTAAACAACGAACTCGAAGCAGAAATGCAAGCTGCTTGGTATGCCGTCCAAACAGAGTTCGAAAATCGGGACGTCATCTGGCGTGATGCAGCTTATATCGTCGCATTGTCCCGGATCGCAGAAGCGCACGAAACTCGAGGACTCTGGCCGTAA
- a CDS encoding 3-hydroxyacyl-CoA dehydrogenase/enoyl-CoA hydratase family protein, which translates to MVVSDIDRVTVLGAGNMGHGITEVVAIAGYEVIMRDVERQFVEDGYESIEWSLEKLFEKDIIDEAPDNVLSRIDIEVELETAVANADLVIEAAPEQMDLKKEIFSDLDAFAPEHAILASNTSSLSITEIASATNRPEQVVGMHFFNPPVKMDLVEVIYGSETTDETANTASEFVESIAKTPIYVRKDVNGFVVNSVLGPFGDEAGWMVSEGRYEIPEIDAAMVHQRGYPMGPFELGDLTGIDVGYHIRKEAGKPIPPILEKKVESEELGRKTGRGYYEYETGEGPDYEPGQGEDVDTLRIEARIINEAAKLIGNDVATAEAIDTGLRLGAGFPEGPCRRADKIGLDTVLKKLESLYEEYGEERYEPSDHLRHLVESGQTGEDAGTGFYEYSDRTAHDYTTLNHDVENGLLEIELNRPERLNALNEDLMNEIVHLLENANLDEVRAVTFEGAGDRAFCAGADISGFSGVAPHEKEVTQMFTTVAEFPRPVLAKIDGYCLGGGLELALACDLRIATESTEFGFPEIDLGLLPGGGGTQRVIRMLSEARAKELVFRGNRIDAETAETWGLINRAVSEAHFEETVETFVDDLVTGPPIALRKAKQVMNKGRDQDLDAGLEMEAQAFGLLLGTEDASEGAAAFTEDRDPEFQGE; encoded by the coding sequence ATGGTTGTTAGTGATATAGATCGTGTCACTGTACTCGGCGCAGGTAATATGGGCCACGGGATCACGGAGGTGGTTGCCATCGCTGGCTATGAAGTAATAATGCGCGACGTAGAGCGCCAGTTCGTCGAAGATGGTTACGAATCAATTGAGTGGAGTCTCGAGAAACTCTTCGAGAAAGACATTATCGACGAAGCACCTGATAACGTTCTTAGCCGAATCGATATTGAGGTAGAACTTGAAACTGCAGTTGCGAACGCTGACCTTGTTATCGAAGCGGCACCCGAGCAAATGGATTTGAAAAAAGAGATCTTTTCTGATCTCGATGCGTTCGCGCCCGAACATGCGATTCTCGCGTCGAACACCTCCTCGTTGTCGATCACTGAGATCGCATCTGCAACGAACCGACCGGAGCAGGTCGTGGGAATGCACTTTTTCAATCCACCAGTGAAGATGGATTTGGTCGAGGTGATCTATGGATCTGAAACAACCGATGAAACCGCCAACACTGCATCTGAGTTCGTCGAGTCGATCGCCAAAACGCCAATCTACGTTCGTAAGGACGTCAACGGATTTGTCGTCAACTCCGTTCTGGGACCGTTCGGTGACGAAGCAGGATGGATGGTCAGCGAGGGACGCTACGAAATCCCTGAGATCGATGCTGCAATGGTTCATCAACGAGGCTACCCAATGGGACCGTTCGAACTGGGCGATCTCACCGGTATCGACGTTGGTTATCATATTCGGAAAGAAGCAGGTAAGCCAATTCCGCCCATTCTTGAGAAAAAAGTTGAATCCGAGGAACTCGGTCGAAAGACGGGCCGGGGCTACTACGAGTATGAGACCGGCGAAGGCCCCGACTATGAGCCTGGCCAAGGCGAGGATGTTGATACACTACGTATCGAAGCGCGGATTATCAACGAAGCCGCGAAATTGATTGGAAACGACGTCGCTACCGCCGAAGCGATCGACACAGGACTTCGCCTTGGTGCAGGCTTTCCTGAGGGGCCTTGTAGACGAGCGGACAAGATCGGGCTTGATACTGTCCTCAAGAAACTCGAGTCGTTGTACGAGGAGTACGGAGAAGAGCGCTACGAACCCTCCGATCACCTCCGTCACCTCGTCGAGTCAGGACAGACCGGTGAAGACGCGGGTACTGGTTTCTACGAGTACAGTGACAGGACAGCACACGACTATACGACCCTGAACCACGACGTCGAGAATGGGCTCCTCGAAATCGAACTCAACCGACCCGAACGGCTGAACGCGCTCAACGAGGATCTGATGAATGAGATCGTTCATCTGCTTGAGAATGCTAACCTCGATGAGGTACGGGCCGTTACCTTCGAGGGTGCAGGTGATCGGGCATTCTGTGCCGGCGCGGATATCTCCGGTTTCTCGGGGGTCGCACCTCACGAGAAAGAGGTGACACAGATGTTCACTACCGTCGCAGAATTCCCGAGACCGGTACTTGCAAAGATCGACGGCTACTGCCTCGGTGGCGGCCTTGAGCTCGCACTCGCGTGTGACCTCCGAATTGCGACCGAGTCAACTGAGTTTGGCTTTCCCGAAATTGATCTGGGTTTGTTACCTGGTGGTGGTGGTACGCAACGTGTAATTCGAATGTTAAGTGAGGCCCGTGCGAAAGAACTCGTCTTCCGGGGCAACCGTATCGATGCTGAGACTGCTGAGACGTGGGGGTTGATCAACCGCGCCGTGTCAGAAGCGCATTTCGAGGAGACAGTCGAGACATTTGTTGATGACCTTGTTACCGGTCCTCCAATAGCGCTGCGAAAGGCAAAGCAGGTGATGAATAAAGGACGTGACCAGGACCTTGATGCAGGGTTAGAAATGGAGGCACAGGCATTCGGTCTCTTACTTGGAACGGAAGATGCCTCGGAAGGTGCTGCAGCATTCACTGAGGATCGAGATCCTGAGTTCCAGGGGGAGTAA
- a CDS encoding rubrerythrin-like domain-containing protein: MRDIDSEPNEETLYECFQCGSIISAKTSPGHCPDCNGPLRNRQMPFE; the protein is encoded by the coding sequence ATGAGAGATATCGACTCCGAACCAAACGAAGAAACGCTATATGAGTGCTTCCAGTGTGGCAGCATTATCAGCGCAAAAACCAGCCCGGGACACTGTCCTGACTGTAATGGCCCACTGCGAAACCGACAAATGCCGTTCGAATAA